The following proteins are encoded in a genomic region of Colletotrichum higginsianum IMI 349063 chromosome 9, whole genome shotgun sequence:
- a CDS encoding Amino acid permease: MSDGLVKRTSSSEGAHDIEKTGYDTQTYDKENVQIRGLETSAETSLHRGLKARHITMIAIGGAIGTGLIIGTGKALAQAGPGSVFISYTLVGFIVFLVMAGLGEMAAWLPISSGFTGYASRFCDPSLGFALGWTYWFKYIIVTPNQLTAAALVIQFWVDRERVNPGVFIAIFLVVIVCINYFGIRFFGEFEFWLSSFKVITIVGIILFSLILALGGGPDGDRKGFRYWKEPGAFKEYIDTGNAGRFLGFWSCMVNATFAYLGTELVGVTVAEAQNPRKTIPRAIKLTFYRILFFYCLSVLLVGMLVPYDSKELVFATKAQTGASASPFVVAATLAGVKVIPHIINACICVFVFSASNSDLYIASRTLYGLASDGSAPAIFKRTDKRGVPVYALGFSALFALLAFMNVSNDSKAVFGYFVNLTTIFGLLTWISILVTHIWWCKARKAQNIPNEVLPYVAPLGIWGSYGALALCIIVALTKNYDVFTGGDFGKEKYKTFITGYLGIPLYLILIFGHKFYYKTRGVKPHEADFYTGKDIIDREEEEFLARKAAEKEANGGKGGKGGWFYKTFLSWLF; the protein is encoded by the exons ATGagcgacggcctcgtcaagCGGACGTCCTCTTCGGAGGGCGCCCACGACATCGAGAAGACGGGCTATGACACCCAGACCTACGACAAGGAGAATGTCCAGATCCGCGGCCTCGAGACCAGCGCCGAGACGTCGCTGCATCGCGGCCTCAAGGCCCGCCACATCACCATGATTGCCAttggcggcgccatcggAACCGGTCTCATCATCGGAACCGGCAAggccctcgcccaggccggccCCGGCTCCGTCTTCATCTCGTACACTCTCGTCGGtttcatcgtcttcctcgtcatggCTGGTCTCGGTGAGATGGCCGCCTGGCTGCCCATctcctctggcttcaccgGTTACGCCTCCAGATTCTGCGACCCTTCGCTTGGTTTTGCCCTCGGCTGGAC GTATTGGTTCAAGTATATCATCGTCACGCCCAACCAGCTTacagccgccgccctcgtcatcCAGTTCTGGGTAGACCGTGAGAGGGTCAATCCCGGTGTCTTcatcgccatcttcctcgtcgtcatcgtctgcATCAACTACTTTGGCATCCGTTTCTTCGGCGAGTTCGAGTTCTGGCTGTCCAGTTTCAAGGTCATCACCATCGTtggcatcatcctcttctccctcatcctcgccctcggcggcggccccgaCGGGGACCGCAAGGGCTTCCGCTACTGGAAAGAACCTGG TGCCTTCAAAGAGTACATCGACACTGGCAACGCCGGCCGTTTCCTCGGCTTCTGGTCCTGCATGGTCAACGCCACCTTTGCCTACCTGGGCACTGAGCTCGTCGGtgtcaccgtcgccgaggcccagaaCCCTCGCAAGACGATCCCCCGCGCCATCAAGCTGACCTTCTACCGCATCCTGTTCTTCTACTGCCTCagcgtcctcctcgtcggcatgCTGGTTCCCTACGACTCGAAGGAACTTGTCTTCGCCACCAAGGCTCAGACCGGTgcctccgcctcgcccttcgtcgtcgccgccacgctggccggcgtcaaggtcATCCCCCACATCATCAACGCCTGCATCTGTGTCTTTGTCTTCTCCGCGTCCAACTCGGATCTGTACATTGCCAGCCGTACCCTCTACGGCCTCGCCTCCGACGGCTCTGCCCCTGCCATCTTCAAGCGCACCGACAAGCGCGGCGTCCCCGTCTACGCCCTCGGCTTCTCCGCCCTCTTCGCTCTGCTGGCCTTCATGAACGTCTCCAACGACTCcaaggccgtcttcggcTACTTTGTCAACCTGACGACCATCTTCGGCCTGCTGACCTGGATCTCCATCCTCGTCACTCACATCTGGTGGTGCAAGGCCCGCAAGGCGCAGAACATCCCCAACGAGGTCCTGCCCTACGTCGCACCCCTCGGCATCTGGGGCTCCTACGGCGCGCTAGCCCTctgcatcatcgtcgccctcACCAAGAACTACGATGTCTTCACGGGCGGCGACTTCGGCAAGGAGAAGTACAAGACCTTCATCACCGGTTACCTCGGCATCCCCCTCTACCTCATTCTCATCTTCGGCCACAAGTTCTACTACAAGACCCGTGGCGTCAAGCCCCACGAGGCCGACTTCTACACCGGCAAGGACATCATCGaccgcgaggaggaggagttcCTCGCGCGCAAGGCCGCAGAGAAGGAGGCCAACGGTGGCAAGGGCGGAAAGGGCGGATGGTTCTACAAGACCTTCTTGTCCTGGCTGTTCTGA